One window of Trifolium pratense cultivar HEN17-A07 linkage group LG5, ARS_RC_1.1, whole genome shotgun sequence genomic DNA carries:
- the LOC123886218 gene encoding uncharacterized protein LOC123886218: MKTKAFIFIFFLCSLIFISIVTIEPSKDEIQRKYINYSKHNCFSSLIIMVGAIEEFKTKAGIDHRWRPWGGGWVKRGNGKGGAGARKGGQGSDRSSSGGNAGEGGAQSGVMNKTKAEKRKKLELMEEED, translated from the exons ATGAAAACCAAGGCGTTTATCTTCATATTCTTTCTCTGTTCACTAATTTTTATCTCTATCGTAACAATTGAGCCATCCAAAGATGAAATACAAcgtaaatatataaattattcaaagcacaattgtttttcttctttaattattatGG TTGGTGCAATAGAAGAATTCAAAACAAAAGCTGGGATTGATCATAGATGGAGACCATGGGGTGGAGGTTGGGTAAAACGGGGAAACGGAAAGGGTGGTGCAGGAGCAAGAAAAGGCGGACAAGGCTCGGATAGATCAAGCTCAGGAGGAAATGCTGGTGAAGGAGGTGCACAAAGTGGAGTGATGAACAAAACGAAGGcggagaagagaaagaaactgGAATTGATGGAGGAG GAAGactag